In a single window of the Streptomyces sp. HUAS ZL42 genome:
- a CDS encoding FAD-dependent oxidoreductase has protein sequence MSRYPHLLSPLDLGFTTLPNRVLMGSMHVGLEEAERGFERMAAFYAERARGGVGLIVTGGIAPNEEGRPYEGGAKLTTDEEAEQHRAITEAVHREGGRIAMQILHFGRYAYHRDLVAPSPIQAPISPFPPRELTDAGVERTIDDYARAARLARQAGYDGVEIMGSEGYLINEFIAAQTNHRTDRWGGSYENRMRLPVEIVRRVREAVGEDFIVVYRLSMLDLVPGGSSLEEVITLAKAVEAAGATIINTGIGWHEARIPTIATSVPRGAYTWVTKRLMGEVSIPLVTTNRINTPELAEQLVADGCADMVSMARPMLADPDFVAKAAAGRPDAINTCIGCNQACLDHTFSGQITSCLVNPRACHETELVLSPTRLRRRVAVVGAGPAGLACAVSAAERGHSVTLFDAASEIGGQLNVARKVPGKQEFDETLRYFRHQLDAHGVDVRLNTRVAAGDLADYDEVVVATGVTPRTPDIPGADHPRVLGYLDVLRDGAPVGDRVAILGAGGIGFDVAEYLTDGGDKASEDPATYFRHWGVDMDYRAPGGLAAPERPAPPRTVHLLQRKTSKVGAGLGKTTGWIHRTELKHRGVTMVPGVRYDRIDDAGLHITVGDESTVLEVDTIVLCTGQEPRRDLYEELVAAGRSAHLIGGADVAAELDAKRAIKQGTEVAATL, from the coding sequence ATGAGCCGTTACCCGCACCTGCTGAGCCCGCTCGACCTGGGCTTCACCACGCTGCCCAACCGTGTCCTGATGGGCTCCATGCACGTCGGCCTGGAAGAGGCCGAGCGCGGGTTCGAGCGGATGGCCGCGTTCTACGCCGAGCGGGCGCGCGGGGGAGTCGGGCTGATCGTCACCGGTGGCATCGCGCCCAACGAGGAGGGGCGGCCGTACGAGGGCGGTGCCAAGCTCACCACGGACGAGGAGGCCGAGCAGCACCGGGCGATCACCGAGGCCGTGCACCGTGAGGGCGGCCGGATCGCGATGCAGATCCTCCACTTCGGCCGGTACGCCTACCACCGGGACCTGGTCGCACCCAGCCCGATCCAGGCGCCGATCAGCCCCTTCCCGCCCCGCGAGCTCACCGACGCCGGCGTCGAGCGGACCATCGACGACTACGCCCGCGCCGCCCGCCTCGCCCGGCAGGCCGGATACGACGGCGTGGAGATCATGGGCTCCGAGGGCTACCTGATCAACGAGTTCATCGCCGCGCAGACCAACCATCGCACCGACCGCTGGGGCGGCTCGTACGAGAACCGCATGCGCCTCCCGGTGGAGATCGTCCGGCGGGTGCGCGAGGCGGTCGGCGAGGACTTCATCGTCGTCTACCGGCTGTCCATGCTGGATCTCGTCCCCGGCGGATCGTCGCTGGAGGAGGTGATCACGCTCGCCAAGGCCGTCGAGGCGGCCGGGGCGACGATCATCAACACCGGCATCGGCTGGCACGAGGCCCGCATCCCCACCATCGCCACCTCCGTGCCGCGCGGCGCGTACACATGGGTCACCAAGCGGCTCATGGGCGAGGTGTCGATCCCGCTCGTGACCACCAACCGCATCAACACCCCCGAACTGGCTGAGCAGTTGGTCGCCGACGGCTGTGCGGACATGGTGTCGATGGCCCGCCCCATGCTCGCCGACCCCGACTTCGTCGCCAAGGCCGCGGCCGGGAGGCCCGACGCCATCAACACGTGTATCGGCTGCAACCAGGCCTGCCTCGACCACACCTTCAGCGGCCAGATCACCTCCTGCCTGGTCAACCCGCGGGCCTGCCACGAGACCGAGCTGGTTCTCTCCCCGACCCGGCTGCGCAGGCGCGTCGCGGTCGTCGGCGCCGGGCCGGCCGGACTGGCTTGCGCGGTCTCCGCGGCCGAACGCGGTCACTCGGTGACACTCTTCGACGCCGCGAGCGAGATCGGCGGCCAGCTCAACGTGGCCCGCAAGGTCCCCGGCAAGCAGGAGTTCGACGAGACGCTGCGCTACTTCCGTCACCAGCTCGACGCCCACGGCGTGGACGTACGGCTGAACACGCGCGTCGCAGCGGGCGACCTGGCCGACTACGACGAGGTCGTCGTCGCCACCGGCGTCACCCCGCGCACCCCCGACATCCCCGGTGCCGACCACCCCCGCGTCCTCGGCTACCTCGACGTCCTGCGCGACGGCGCCCCCGTCGGCGACCGGGTCGCGATCCTCGGCGCGGGCGGCATCGGCTTCGACGTGGCCGAGTACCTGACCGACGGCGGCGACAAGGCGAGCGAGGACCCGGCGACGTACTTCCGGCACTGGGGCGTCGACATGGACTACCGGGCGCCGGGCGGCCTCGCGGCCCCCGAGCGGCCCGCCCCGCCGCGCACCGTCCACCTGCTGCAGCGCAAGACCAGCAAGGTCGGCGCCGGACTCGGCAAGACCACCGGCTGGATCCACCGCACCGAACTCAAGCACCGGGGCGTCACCATGGTCCCGGGCGTGCGCTACGACCGCATCGACGACGCGGGGCTGCACATCACCGTCGGCGACGAGTCCACGGTCCTGGAGGTCGACACGATCGTGCTGTGCACCGGGCAGGAGCCGCGCCGGGACCTGTACGAGGAGCTGGTCGCCGCGGGCCGCAGCGCGCACCTGATCGGTGGCGCCGACGTGGCCGCCGAACTGGACGCCAAGCGCGCCATCAAGCAGGGCACCGAGGTCGCGGCCACCCTCTAG
- a CDS encoding PadR family transcriptional regulator → MSLPHAILTALLEKPSSGLDLTRRFDKSIGYFWSATHQQIYRELGKLEAEGYIRALPAEQPARGQKKNYEVLPAGRSELARWTAASQDPKPHRDALLLRLRAAAVVGTEGIEADLRRHLELHRRQLAEYEAIEQRDFPPGKDAPQARLQHLVLRAGIELETFWTRWLDEALEAFAELQGRETA, encoded by the coding sequence ATGTCACTCCCGCACGCGATCCTCACCGCCCTGCTCGAGAAGCCGTCCTCGGGGCTGGATCTGACCCGCCGGTTCGACAAGTCGATCGGCTACTTCTGGTCGGCGACGCACCAGCAGATCTATCGCGAGCTGGGAAAACTGGAGGCTGAGGGGTACATCCGGGCCCTGCCCGCCGAGCAGCCGGCCCGAGGGCAGAAGAAGAACTACGAGGTCCTGCCCGCGGGCCGCAGCGAACTCGCCCGCTGGACCGCCGCGTCCCAGGACCCGAAGCCGCACCGCGACGCGCTGCTGCTGCGGCTGCGCGCCGCGGCCGTGGTCGGCACCGAGGGTATCGAGGCCGACCTGCGCCGCCATCTCGAGCTGCACCGGCGCCAGCTGGCCGAGTACGAGGCGATCGAGCAGCGCGACTTCCCGCCCGGCAAGGACGCCCCTCAGGCCCGGCTGCAGCACCTGGTGCTGCGGGCCGGCATCGAGCTGGAGACCTTCTGGACGCGGTGGCTCGACGAGGCACTGGAGGCCTTCGCCGAGCTGCAGGGTCGCGAAACGGCGTGA
- a CDS encoding fibronectin type III domain-containing protein yields the protein MRRVLLCGVLLVASCGWAGAGGDEGGRLPGAPTGVTAAAGSATSVHVMWNAVSAAEGISGYEVYRGATKVREVTGSEHMVDVTGLSPSTTYHFTVRARDTDGRLGPRSREAGATTPAAVAADRSAPTRPGDLAGSAAGSRAVRLSWSRSTDDRGVLSYDVHQGTAKIHSVGAGQTATVVTGLRPGTRYSFTVRARDAADNVSPPSNALRLTTAAGTDDGRGTAPTDFRATSHRADGAYHLDLSWTPPQADGVITEYGLELDGRLATSLVWGGTAPQRRATYSFYVGREAGIAHRVRIRARLPDGTWGGWSVERTVTTSAGDGSRH from the coding sequence GTGCGACGCGTGCTGCTGTGCGGAGTCCTCCTGGTGGCGTCCTGCGGGTGGGCGGGGGCGGGCGGCGACGAGGGCGGACGGCTGCCGGGGGCGCCGACGGGCGTCACCGCCGCGGCGGGCAGCGCGACGAGCGTGCACGTCATGTGGAACGCGGTCTCCGCGGCCGAGGGCATCAGCGGGTACGAGGTGTATCGCGGCGCCACCAAGGTCAGGGAAGTAACCGGTTCCGAACACATGGTGGACGTCACGGGGCTCAGTCCGTCCACCACGTACCACTTCACCGTGCGGGCCCGGGACACCGACGGACGGCTCGGGCCGCGCAGTCGCGAGGCCGGGGCCACGACTCCGGCGGCCGTTGCCGCGGACCGCTCGGCTCCGACCCGCCCGGGCGACCTGGCCGGCAGCGCGGCCGGCAGCCGGGCGGTCCGGCTGTCCTGGTCCCGCTCCACGGACGACCGGGGCGTGCTGTCGTACGACGTCCACCAGGGCACGGCGAAGATCCACAGTGTGGGCGCTGGACAGACCGCGACGGTGGTCACGGGTCTGCGGCCCGGCACCCGTTACTCCTTCACCGTCCGTGCGCGGGACGCGGCCGACAACGTCTCACCGCCGAGTAACGCCCTCCGCCTCACGACCGCCGCGGGCACCGACGACGGCCGGGGCACCGCCCCGACGGACTTCCGCGCGACGAGCCACCGTGCCGACGGGGCGTACCACCTCGACCTGTCCTGGACACCGCCGCAGGCGGACGGCGTGATCACCGAGTACGGGCTCGAGCTCGACGGGCGTTTGGCCACCTCGCTCGTGTGGGGCGGGACCGCGCCGCAGCGGCGGGCGACGTACAGCTTCTACGTCGGACGCGAGGCCGGAATCGCCCACCGGGTACGGATCCGGGCCAGGCTGCCGGACGGCACCTGGGGCGGCTGGTCGGTCGAGCGGACGGTGACGACCAGCGCGGGCGACGGCTCCCGACATTGA
- a CDS encoding glycoside hydrolase family 75 protein: MHVQPLTLAATGLALLAPTALATTPGSPDTPEEPVVRREDPVSAADLLAEVRDCAPVSHRRYRRDAGEPANIPVCGSRGAVFWKADMDIDCDGRPGRRCNSRSDPGFSASTACQQSDGRYLSAEKLPYIVLPAPSRIWDRRRYGIRCGSVAAVVRGDRVQYAVVGDTGGHDVIGEASYAAAKALGIRPDPRRGGARSGVTYIVFKDSDVSPIENHAAAVEVGERLARLFVEGN, from the coding sequence GTGCACGTCCAGCCGCTGACCCTGGCCGCGACCGGCCTCGCCCTGCTGGCCCCGACGGCGCTCGCGACGACTCCCGGCTCCCCGGACACTCCGGAGGAGCCGGTGGTACGGCGCGAGGACCCCGTCAGCGCCGCCGACCTGCTGGCCGAGGTGCGTGACTGCGCCCCCGTCTCCCACCGTCGCTACCGCAGGGACGCGGGCGAGCCCGCGAACATTCCGGTCTGCGGCAGCCGTGGCGCCGTCTTCTGGAAGGCCGACATGGACATCGACTGCGACGGTCGTCCCGGCCGGCGCTGCAACAGCCGCAGCGACCCCGGGTTCTCGGCCTCGACGGCCTGTCAGCAGTCCGACGGCCGCTACCTGAGCGCCGAGAAACTGCCGTACATCGTCCTGCCCGCGCCGAGCCGCATCTGGGACCGTCGCAGGTACGGAATCCGCTGCGGCTCGGTCGCGGCCGTCGTCCGCGGCGACCGGGTGCAGTACGCGGTCGTCGGCGACACGGGAGGGCACGACGTCATCGGCGAGGCGTCCTACGCCGCCGCCAAGGCGCTCGGCATCCGCCCCGACCCGCGCCGCGGCGGCGCGCGCTCCGGCGTGACCTACATCGTCTTCAAGGACTCCGACGTGTCGCCGATCGAGAACCACGCCGCCGCCGTCGAGGTGGGGGAGCGGCTGGCGCGGCTCTTCGTCGAGGGGAACTGA
- a CDS encoding SDR family NAD(P)-dependent oxidoreductase, producing MATGLDGRSVIVTGAGSGIGRATALAFAAEGARVLVADLNTEGAETAVKEMEQAGGTAVAVTGDLSEQAVVDRATATAVERFGGVDVLVNNAGIMDRMSALADVGDAEWERVIRVNLTAPFLLTRAVLPHMLAAGRGAIVNTASEAGLRGSAAGAAYTASKHGIVGLTKSLAVMYRKQGIRANAIAPGGTHTAIAVDAEPGAHGPTALGPHFVNLGKMARAEEQAAAIVFLASDAASNINGVVLPVDDGWSAV from the coding sequence ATGGCCACTGGACTGGACGGCCGCAGCGTCATCGTCACGGGAGCGGGCTCGGGCATCGGGCGCGCCACCGCGCTGGCCTTCGCCGCGGAGGGGGCGCGAGTCCTGGTGGCCGACCTCAACACCGAGGGCGCCGAGACGGCCGTCAAGGAGATGGAGCAGGCAGGCGGGACGGCCGTCGCCGTGACGGGCGACCTGAGCGAGCAGGCCGTGGTCGACCGGGCGACCGCGACGGCCGTGGAGCGCTTCGGCGGAGTGGACGTCCTGGTGAACAACGCCGGGATCATGGACCGCATGTCGGCGCTCGCGGACGTCGGCGACGCGGAGTGGGAGCGGGTCATCCGGGTCAACCTCACCGCGCCGTTCCTGCTCACCCGGGCGGTGCTGCCGCACATGCTGGCCGCCGGCCGGGGCGCGATCGTCAACACGGCCTCCGAGGCCGGTCTGCGGGGCAGCGCGGCGGGCGCGGCGTACACGGCCTCGAAGCACGGGATCGTCGGCCTGACGAAGTCCCTCGCGGTGATGTACCGGAAGCAGGGCATCCGCGCGAACGCCATCGCCCCGGGCGGCACCCACACCGCCATCGCCGTGGATGCCGAGCCGGGCGCACACGGACCGACGGCGCTCGGCCCGCACTTCGTCAACCTCGGCAAGATGGCCCGGGCGGAGGAGCAGGCGGCCGCGATAGTGTTCCTCGCCTCGGACGCGGCGAGCAACATCAACGGCGTGGTCCTGCCCGTGGACGACGGCTGGTCGGCGGTCTGA
- a CDS encoding TetR/AcrR family transcriptional regulator encodes MAAPRGRTGRPPLTEERKAEIRLEIARAAVDLFVAQGVAATTGEQIGQAVGVSARTVWRYFPSKESCVRPLFTAGIEMTAARLRAWRPGQPLEQIFARDFAGDLRSVAGPDPATVGALVRLTRAEPGLRAIWLQAYDEAEPAFARALAERAGLPDDDLRSAIRAAMFNAALRAAVEYYAWHTADTEAGRATAEAELAATLRSALAVAVEGLS; translated from the coding sequence ATGGCCGCACCCCGCGGACGTACGGGACGACCGCCCCTGACGGAGGAGCGCAAGGCCGAGATCCGGCTGGAGATCGCCCGGGCCGCGGTGGACCTGTTCGTCGCCCAGGGCGTCGCGGCGACAACCGGCGAACAGATCGGGCAGGCGGTCGGGGTCTCGGCGCGCACGGTGTGGCGGTATTTCCCGAGCAAGGAGAGTTGCGTACGGCCGCTGTTCACGGCGGGGATCGAGATGACCGCCGCCCGCCTCCGGGCGTGGCGCCCCGGACAGCCCCTCGAGCAGATCTTCGCGCGGGACTTCGCCGGCGACCTGCGCTCGGTCGCCGGGCCCGACCCCGCCACGGTCGGAGCACTGGTGCGGCTCACCCGCGCCGAGCCCGGCCTGCGCGCGATCTGGCTTCAGGCATACGACGAGGCGGAACCGGCGTTCGCCCGCGCCCTCGCCGAGCGGGCCGGGCTGCCCGACGACGACCTCCGGTCGGCCATTCGGGCGGCGATGTTCAACGCCGCCCTGCGCGCAGCGGTCGAGTACTACGCCTGGCACACCGCCGACACGGAGGCCGGGCGGGCGACGGCGGAGGCCGAGCTGGCGGCGACCCTGCGCTCGGCCCTCGCAGTGGCGGTGGAAGGGCTCTCGTAA
- a CDS encoding PTS-dependent dihydroxyacetone kinase phosphotransferase subunit DhaM, with the protein MSDAPGGQLVGIVLVSHSAQVAVSVAELAQGLAGGGTAVPVAAAGGTEGGGIGTSAELIAAAAASVDRGAGVAVLTDLGSAVLTVKALLAEGDELPGGTRLVDAPFVEGAVAAVVTAATGADLDAVEAAAAEAYSYRKV; encoded by the coding sequence GTGAGTGACGCACCGGGCGGGCAGCTCGTCGGGATCGTACTGGTGTCGCACAGTGCCCAAGTGGCCGTTTCGGTCGCCGAGTTGGCGCAGGGGCTCGCGGGCGGCGGGACCGCGGTCCCCGTCGCCGCGGCGGGCGGCACGGAGGGTGGCGGCATCGGTACGAGCGCCGAACTGATCGCCGCCGCGGCTGCCTCCGTGGACCGGGGTGCCGGAGTCGCCGTGCTCACCGACCTCGGCAGCGCGGTACTGACAGTGAAGGCGCTGCTCGCCGAGGGCGACGAACTCCCCGGCGGCACCCGCCTGGTGGACGCCCCGTTCGTGGAAGGGGCGGTGGCCGCGGTCGTCACGGCGGCCACCGGAGCCGACCTGGACGCGGTGGAGGCGGCGGCCGCGGAGGCGTACTCCTATCGGAAGGTGTGA
- the dhaL gene encoding dihydroxyacetone kinase subunit DhaL: MLDADFFRRWMKATAASVVREAERLTALDSPIGDADHGINLQRGFTAVTATLEQEAPATPGEVLTLAGRRLISTVGGASGPLYGTLLRRTGKALGDAAEVSAEQFAQALREGVDAVMTLGGATPGDKTMVDALVPAVDALGDGFAAARAAAEEGALATTPLQARKGRASYLGERSIGHQDPGATSSALLIAALAEANGE, translated from the coding sequence GTGCTCGACGCCGACTTCTTCCGCCGTTGGATGAAGGCGACCGCCGCGTCCGTCGTCCGCGAGGCGGAACGGCTCACCGCGCTCGACTCGCCGATCGGGGACGCCGACCACGGCATCAATCTGCAGCGCGGTTTCACCGCCGTGACCGCCACACTGGAGCAGGAGGCGCCCGCGACTCCGGGTGAAGTCCTGACCCTCGCGGGCCGCCGGCTCATCTCGACCGTCGGCGGGGCGTCGGGACCGCTGTACGGCACTTTGCTGCGCAGGACCGGAAAGGCGCTGGGCGATGCCGCCGAGGTCAGTGCGGAACAGTTCGCGCAGGCGTTGCGCGAGGGCGTGGACGCGGTGATGACGCTCGGCGGTGCGACGCCCGGCGACAAGACGATGGTCGATGCCCTGGTGCCGGCCGTCGACGCGCTCGGGGACGGATTCGCCGCGGCCCGGGCCGCCGCCGAGGAGGGCGCCCTGGCGACGACGCCGCTGCAGGCCCGCAAGGGCCGGGCGAGCTATCTCGGGGAGCGCAGCATCGGGCACCAGGACCCCGGTGCGACGTCGTCGGCACTCCTGATCGCCGCTCTGGCGGAGGCCAACGGTGAGTGA